The Micromonospora sp. NBC_00421 DNA window CGAGCAGCACCCCCTCCGGCAGCGGGGTCACCCAGTCCGCCGCCTGGAACGCGGCGATCCGGTCGCCGGCCCGGGCCACCTGCGCGTACACCGTGTCGTCCCACCACACGTGGTAGGTGTCGACCACCACCCCGACCACCGCCGGGTCGAACCGTTCGGCGATGTCGAGCGCCTGGCCGAGGGTGGCGATCACGCACCGGTCGGCGCTGAACATCGGGTGCAGCGGCTCGATGGCCAGCCGTACCCCGGCTGCCGCCGCCTGGTCGGCGAGCGCGGCGACGGCGTCGGCGACCTGTCGTCTGGCCCCGTCGACGTCGCGGCTGCCGGGTGGCAGTCCGCCAGAGACCAGCACCAGTTCCCGGGTGCCGAGGGTGGCGGCTTCCTCGATGGCCCGCCGGTTCTCGTCCCACCAGTCCGGGGCGGTGAAGAACCCGCCCCGGCACAGCGAGGTGACGGTGAGCCCGGCGGCACGGACCAGCCGCGCCGCCCGGTCGAGGCCGTACTCCTGGACGGGTTCCCGCCAGAGGCCGATGCCGGGCACCCCGGCCGCCACGCAGCCGGCGACCGCCTCGGCCAGCGGCCAGTGCTGGGCGGTGGCCTGGTTGAACGAGAACCGTTCCAGCCCCGGGGCCGGCACCACCCGCCCGGCCGCCGCGCCACCGCCCGACACCGCCGGGGCGGTCACTGG harbors:
- a CDS encoding sugar phosphate isomerase/epimerase family protein is translated as MERFSFNQATAQHWPLAEAVAGCVAAGVPGIGLWREPVQEYGLDRAARLVRAAGLTVTSLCRGGFFTAPDWWDENRRAIEEAATLGTRELVLVSGGLPPGSRDVDGARRQVADAVAALADQAAAAGVRLAIEPLHPMFSADRCVIATLGQALDIAERFDPAVVGVVVDTYHVWWDDTVYAQVARAGDRIAAFQAADWVTPLPEGVLLGRALPGEGCVELRRLREAVDAAGYTGPVEVEVFQAALWSRPGPAILAATIDAYLAHVH